The Macrobrachium nipponense isolate FS-2020 chromosome 24, ASM1510439v2, whole genome shotgun sequence genome segment AAAATCCTCCTAACCCACCACCTCTACCTGCAGAGGCAGatgcagctccagacgaaaatCCTAATCCAGGGCTTCCTACTAAAGCTGATGCAACACCAGGGcccccagaagagaatcctccaAATCCCCCTCCACCAGCAGAGGCAGATGCAGCACCTGACCCTCCAACAGGAAAACCTCCAATTCCACTTACTCCTGCTGAGGAAGAAGATCCTCCTAATCCAGGACCTCCTACTAGAGCTGATgcaatgcctggtctcccagagGAAAATCCTCCTAATCCACCACCACCAGCAGATGAAGATGCAGCTCCTAACCCTCCAACAGGAAAACCTCCAATTCCATCTACTCCTACTGAAGAAGATCCTATGCCTCCAACAGGAAAACCTCCAATTCCACCTACTCCTACTGAAGAAGATCCTATGCCTCCAACAGGAAAACCTCCAATTCCACCTACTCCTACTGAGGAAGATCCTATGCCTCCAACAGGAAAACCTCCAATTCCGCCTACTCCTACTGAAGAAGATCCTATGCCTCCAACAGGAAAACCTCCAAATCCACCACTacttgatgaggcagaagcagcTCCTGATCCTCCAGAAGAAAATCCTCCCAGTCCAGGACCTCCTACTGAAGTTGATGCAACACCAGGTCCTCCCGAAGAAAAGCCACCTAATCCACCACCACCAGCAGATGCAGATGCAGCTCCTGACCCTCCAACAGAAAATCCTCCAATTCCACTACTACCAGATGATGCAGAAGCTGCGCTTGATCCTCCAGAAGAAAATCCTCCTAATCCAGGGCCTCCTACTAGAGCTGATGCAATGCCAGGTCCCCCAGAAGAGAACCCTCCTAGTCCACCACCACCAGCAGATGCAGATGCAGTTCCTGAACCTCCAACAGGAAAACCTCCAATTCCGCCTACTCCTACTGAAGAAGATCCTATGCCTCCAACAGGAAAACCTCCAATTCCACCTACTCCTACTGAAGAAGATCCTATGCCTCCAACAGGAAAACCTCCAATTCCGCCTACTCCTACTGAAGAAGATCCTATGCCTCCAACAGGAAAACCTCCAATTCCGCCTACTCCTACTGAAGAAGATCCTATGCCTCCAACAGGAAAACCTCCAATTCCACCTACTCCTACTGAAGAAGAGCCTATGCCTCCAAGAGGAAAACCTCCAATTCCACCTACTCCTACTGAAGAAGATCCTATGCCTCCAACAGGAAAACCTCCAATTCCACCTACTCCTACTGAAGAAGATCCTATGCCTCCAACAGGAAAACCTCCAATTCCACCTACTCCTACTGAAGAAGATCCTATGCCTCCAAGAGGAAAACCTCCAAATCCACCACTacttgatgaggcagaagcagcTCCTGATCCTCCAGAAGAAAATCCTCCCAGTCCAGGACCTCCTACTAAAGCTGATGCAACACCAGGTCCTCCCGAAGAAAAGCCACCTAATCCACCACCACCAGCAGATGCAGATGCAGCTCCTGACCCTCCAACAGAAAATCCTCCAATTCCACTACTACCAGATGATGCAGAAGCAGCGCTTGATCCTCCAGAAGAAAATCCTCCTAATCCAGGGCCTCCTACTAGAGCTGATGCAACGCCAGGTCCCCCAGAAGAGAACCCTCCTAATCCACCACCACCAGCAGATGCAGATGCAGCTCCAGACCCTCCAACAGAAAATCCTCCAATTCCACTACTACCAGATGATGCAGAAGCAGCGCTTGATCCTCCAGAAGAAAATCCTCCTAATCCAGGGCCTCCTACTAGAGCTGATGCAACGCCAGGTCCCCCCGAAGAGAAGCCTCCTAATCCACCACCACCAGCAGATGCGGATGCAGCTCCTGACCCTCCAACAGAAAATCCTCCAATTCCACTACTACCAGATGATGCAGAAGCAGCGCTTGATCCTCCAGAAGAAAATCCTCCTAATCCAGGGCCTCCTACTAGAGCTGATGCAACGCCAGGTCCCCCAGAAGAGAACCCTCCTAGTCCACCACCACCAGCAGATGCGGATGCAGCTCCTGACCCTCCAACAGAAAATCCTCCAATTCCACTGCTACCAGATGATGCAGAAGCAGCGCTTGATCCTCCAGAAGAAAATCCTCCTAATCCAGGGCCTCCTACTAGAGCTGATGTAACGCCAGGTCCCCCAGAAGAGAACCCTCCTAATCCACTTCCGCCCACTGAAGTGCCAGAAGACAAACCCCCAAACCCACTACCACCAACAGAAGCAGATGAAGATCCTGATCCACCAGCAGAGAAACCACCAAGTCCTCCTACACCTGCTGAAGCAGAAGAAGACCCTGCCCCTCCTGCTGAGAATCCTCCAAATCCACTACCACCAGCAGAGGAGGAAGCCGCTCCTAATCCACCAGCAGAGAAACCACCAAGTCCTCCTACACCTGCTGAAGCAGAAGACGATCCTGCCCCTCCTGCTGAGAATCCTCCAAATCCACTACCACCAGCAGAGGAGGAAGCAGCTCCTAATCCACCACCAGAGAAAACACCAAGTCCTCCTACACCTGCTGAAGCAGAAGATGATCCTGCCCCTCCTGCTGAGAATCCTCCAAATCCACTGCCACCAGCAGAGGAGGAAGCAGCTCCTGATCCACCACCAGAGAAACCACCAAGTCCTCCTACACCTGCTGAAGCAGAAGAAGATCCTGCCCCTCCTGCTGAGAATCCTCCAAATCCACTACCACCAGCAGAGGAGGAAGCAGCTCCTGATCCACCAGCAGAGAAACCACCAAGTCCTCCTACACCTGCTGAAGCAGAAGATCCAGCACTTCCTGCAGTATGTCCTCCAAATCCACTACCACCAGCGGAGGCAGAGGTAGCTCCTAATCCTCCAGCTGAGAAGTCTCCATGTCCCCCTACAACTTGACCTCCAGTAGAAAATCCTCCTAAGCCAGAATCACCATGTCCTCCTGCTCCTTGACCTCCAGCAGAAAATCCTCCTAAGCCAGAATCACCATGTCCTCCTGCTCCTTGACCTCCAGCGGAAAATCCTCCTAAGCCAGAATCACCATGTCCTCCTGCTCCTAGACCTCCAGCGAAAATCCTCCTAAGCCAGAATCACCTTGTCCTCCTGCTCCTAGACCTCCAGCGGAAAATCCTCCTAAGCAGGAATCACCTGTCCTCCTGCTCCTAGACCTCCAGCGAAAATCTCCTAAGCCAGAATCACCATGTCCTCCTGCTCCTAGACCTCCAGCAGAAAATCCTCCTAAGCCAGAATCACCATGTCCTCCTGCTCCTAGACCTCCATCAGAAAATCCTCCTAAGCCAGAATCACCATGTCCTCCTGCCTCCTAGACCTCCCAGAAAATCCAAGCCAGAATCACCATGTCCTCCTGCTCCTAGACCTCCAGCAGAAAATCCTCCTAAGCCAGAATCACCATGTCCTCCTGCTCCTAGACCTCCAGCAGAAAATCCTCCTAAGCCAGAATCACCATGTCCTCCTGCTCCTAGACCTCCAGCAGAAAATCCTAAGCCAAGAATCACCTCCTCCTGCTCCTAGACCTCCAGATCTCCAGCCGATCAGCTCCTCCTGCTCCTAGACCTCCAGCAGAAAAATCCTCCTAAGCCAGAATCACCATGTCCTCCTGCTCCTGACCAGCACCAAAATCCTCCTAGCCAGAATACCTGTCCTCCCTAAGAGACCAGCAGAATCTCCATAAGCCGAATCATGTCCTCCTGCTCCTAGACCATCCAGCAGAAAATCCTAACCAAATCACCATGTTGCTCCTAACCTCCAGCAGAAAATCCTCCTAAGCCAGAATCACCATGTCCTCCTGCTCCTAGACCTCCAGCAGAAAATCCTCCTAAGCCAGAATCACCAGCAAATGTACCCCCAGAGCCTCCAGATGAGAAATCTCCATGTCCTCCTGCTCCTGCATCTCCAGCAGAAAATCCTCCTAAGCCAGAGTCACCATGTCCTCCTGCTCCTGCACCTCCAGTAGAAAATCCTCCTAGGCCAGAATCACCATGTCCTCCTGCTCCTGTACCTCCAGCAGAAAATCCTCCCAAGCCAGAATCACCATGTCCTCCTGCTCCTGCACCTCCAGCAGAAAATCCTCCTAAGCCAGAATCACCAGCAAATGTACCCCCAGAGCCCCCAGATGAGAAATCTCcatgtcctcctgctccttcaccTCCAGCAGAAAATCCTCCTAAGCCAGAATCACCAGCAAATGCACCCCCAGAGCCTCCAGATGAGAAATCTCCATGTCCTCCTGCTCCTTGACCTCCAGCAGAAAATCCTCCTAAGCCAGAATCACCAGCAAATGCACCCCCAGAGCCTCCAGATGAGAAATCTCCATGTCCTCCTGCTCCTTGACCTCCAGCAGAAAATCCTCCTAAGCCAGAATCTCCATGTCCTCCTGCTCCTTGACCTCCAGCAGAAAATCCTCCATTTCCACTGCCATCAGCGGATGAAAATGCATCACTAGCCCCACTTACACCTCCAAAGCTAGAAGAGGCACTGGCTGCTGAACTTGCAGAAGCACCTGAGCCCACAGCAATATCTGTTTGAATCTCATGTAGAGTAACCTGTAAGCAAGAGTTTAATTGGTATGATTGGTGCATGCAAATCGAAATAACTCCAGATTGTTTTGGTAtttcatatataacatttattcatatataacatttatatagaaATGCTGATTTTATGTGAGGTTTACTTAGGCTTCCAGTCTTGTGCAAATTTGCAATGAAACAAAATAGAGGAAATCCTAACCTTGAACCCAGAGTTACCATCATCAGAGTATACAGATGTTCTTACGACACCGTCGGGTCCCAGAAGGCTGTAGCTACCTTGAAGTACTCCATTTTCCACGAATTCTACTCGGTTTTGATAGTTATGGGTTTCAGGGTCTTTCACTTCATATGCAAATTGGTATGGCATGAGAGGCTGTTGGGATGAAGAATTGCATACAtcattattttatgaatgaagccACAAAACGTTAAGCATTAATTCAGAGAGATGGCCTTTCTGTTCTGATCAGGAGACCATTTACTCGGTAGTATTCGTCAGAGAAGAAACATAAGATCATAGAAGTTACAAATCAAAGCGCCACCCATTCCAAACAACCTCTTACAGGTATACTTACAGGCCAAGGGGTAACTAGCTGTCCAGCTGATGCATCCCCGGCACCGGCGCCTACTCCCGCACCCAGCACTGCCTGGCCATCTACATTGGGCTGTAGGTAAGAGTAGCCAGGAGCTTGTCGGCCCTCTCGTTTGTCACTGCTAGTGACTCCTAGCAGTAATGCCACTAGCGCCACCTGTGGAATAGGAAGAGATTCGTTTTACTCTAGGTTGTCAACTTTTACGCAGTCGCTTGTCGAGTTTTACGGTTAGTTTTTTTGTGTAGATTTGAATATGAAGATGCCACGTATGTGAGACCGTTCTCTTCCATGAACACTTGGAGGAAGAGCTAACGTTTCGGATTAATATCAATTTGAGTGACAATCTGAATTGTCATTCATTGGAAATGTAAACAATGCCAGTATTCTGTGAAGGACGAAAGTCACATGAGTTTTTACTGTAATAAAAAGAACGATTTGAGAACTCATTATAGACAAAGTGCCACTTGgctgaaatttaaaaaagaatcctCTTTCACTTTTTATTGCTTTGATTTTGTCTACCATTACTCAGAAAATCTTGGAGAGTAATTTTATCCGATaccaaaacaagaaaagtgaGAATGTCAGGATATTGCCAGTGAGTGATTTTATGGAATTTCAGTCCCATCCGTCTAGCACTGCAGTATCTAAGCatagtggatttttttttgtctgctgtTTGTTGAAGGCATCCATGCAAATCTAAAATAAAGTTTGTGAGTATGTCTATCATATAGTAGCATGTGTGCCCTTGAGTAATGACAGGTAATTACCATGTGTTGTGTTGGTTGGTTGGTGATGTTACTTGTCTTCTGGGTATTCagttttttgtatgatatatatatatatatatatatatatatatagtatatatttacacacacatatatatatatatatatatatataatacagatagatagatagatagaaaccTAATTGCTTTTCCTGTACATCCATGCCCTCATAAGTGTGTACAGTTAATTGCATATGAAAACACCCCTACGACAGTAAGCATATACGGGAATATGCATTAACTTTTTTACATATACATGAGTGCATTGGTGCAAATGCTTACGTATGCACAcatactaatatgtatatatatgtctataaaaatatatatatatatatatatatatatatatatatatatatatatatatatatatatatctatatatgtgtgtgtgtgtgtgtgtgtgtgtattcttctgttaaaacaggatatgtctcaagtataaaaggcccatcaaaaggctttaaaccagagtgtttgaatgggccttttatacttgagatgtataaAAGACGTATCctcttttaacagaagaatttatttacacgtatattgaaactttaacataaaaaataataagtaaatcatcACTAATTGAACCAACTCGTTGACCACGGGGCCAGTGCCCTGCCCAAAGTCACAACCACTATTGACACTGATCACTTCGTGACGGACCCCTCCAGCTCCCAtcgtcttcatcttcatcatcatctagTATATAAAAACCTTCTGTCTTGACGCCAGAGAACTTCGACGCAATGCTACGAAAGACTCCCCAGGTGACTCTGTCACTTCCTGTGAGGAACATCAGTTCGTATTCGTACCTGTGCCCACATCACGAGGATTATTCACGTTCAGCTCCCACGATGACCTGTGGGGGAGTGGTGCTTCTTCTGGCGTTCCCGATGATCGACAAACACAAACTGACTGCCTGCTGTTCGTCTTTGTCGTTATATATCCATGCGAAATACCAACTAGACGACCCGGGAGGAGATTGACCAGGAAACCAGAGCaagttccattctctctcttccctctctctctctctctctctctctgaccctcaTGGGAGTCGTCCTGCTaagaaagcaagcaagcaggcgGAGATGACCctttcgaaaaaaataaatatcatgttgcCGAAGCGGTAGATCGGGAAGCGGTCAATTTGGGGGCCTTTCGAAAAATACAAACTCGTTTTGCTTGTTCTTATCTCAAATTGAATTTtgagatggggggtgggggggggggtgtcctgcTGAGATATCACAACAGGAAACTGAGAGGTAACGAAAAGATCTATGAAGCCCCACCCCCAAAAATCcgtttattttttaatgagatCATTGGCAGTTCATGTAACGTGTTGTTATTTAATTTGTGGGGGTGGGGTTGCCTTTCAGGAAGGCAGGCAGCAAAGAAATgtcccttataaaaaaaataaagggggggCGGGTTGCCTTTCAGGAAGGCAGGCAGCAAAGACATGTcccttttaaaaaaatgaatcttGTGTAAGACTGAATATTTGATATCTTCATAACTCCAATGGAAATTGAATATACCTTTGATTTTAATCAATTACGAATACCATCAGGTGaagaaaattgaaacaaaattcGGAATATTAAGATTTGCGTgacatccattaaaaaaaaaactccaggatatcaggaaatgaatttcatttttttatgtttaatcttCGTAAAATCTCATCCCTTGATGCAGTAGTCCATCGGGCGATGATGGTCTTTGTATTGGAAAAAGTCATGTGGAAAGTGATcacaaaagaaagcaaaaatttactttttttttttttgcacatatgAAGTAATACCAGGCAGTAAGATATCACAGAAGACGAAGATGTACTGGTAGAATCTGAATAAAACTTTGCCTTATATCTGTCTGTTTtcccacatatatgtatatatatgtatatatatagatatatatatatatatatatctatatatatatcatatatatatatatatatatatatatatatatatatatatatatatatatatatatatatatatatatatatatcctaacaaggattatttaatagatatatgtattatagatatgtattaggtcttatccagtatatatatatacatatatatataatatatataaatatatatatatatatatatatatatatgtgtgtctgtgtgtatatgtaatatatttatacacattatactTATAGTATGTATGCGTGTTtaatgagatatatatttatgtatctgttttctttcattttcctccattctCCCTCTTGAACCCGAAGAGTGACTTAGCAGATAACACACTAAACTAGTCCGTGTACTTGCTGGGGCGGGGGaggtggttggggggggtggggtgttggCGTTGAGAATCCTTTTTACAAACACGGCATTTAAGCAGATCTACTTTTGCATGAGGGGAGAATCCAGACACCGTCAGGCGGCAGGTCATTTACCCGCTCAAATAACTCTTACTTTTACATTCACTTCAAATGTGTTTGGGTTTTTGACTAAAGTTTAAGATCATGTGCGAATAGGTTTGTGTtaagtggcaatattttttttagattaaagttagtggttaagcgcctcagtggcgtggttggtatggtctttgcttgccacctcggtggccgcgagttagattctcgggcattccattgaggtgtcagagatgttgtgtatctctggtgatagaagttcaagaatctcgacgtggttctgaaatcacgtagtaaagccgttggtcccgttggtgaataaccactgctggtttcatgcaacgtaaaaacaccatacaaacaaacaaacaaacaaacaaaaaaagcagtGTCCTCGAAGTGATGGACAATTAAGTAGCCCGAACTTCCACTGTCACTGAATTCTTCAAAACTTCTCTCAGCTCCTTTGGTGGTTTGAGTGATTTGAAGTAAATAGCCTCTAGTAGTGAATCCCCCGGGGTCAGGGGTAAGGGCGCCTGGGCACGTGCCAACCTCCCCCTGCCCcccatgaaaaaataatgacaaaataatactaTTCAAGATTTAGAAATTAACGTAATtgagaaatatacaaaaattggaaaaaataaaatatttatagaaatttatatctatatatatatatatatatatatatatatatatatatatatatatatatatatgtcctgagttcgattccctgctctgccagtaaggaatcaaaggaatttgtttgtggtgattagaaattcatttctcgacagaatgtggttcggatcccacaatgagctgtaggccCCGTTTGCTAGGTAGCCAGCTGGTTCCTAaacacgtcaaaatatctaatccttcggaggcagccctaggagagctgttaatcagctcagtggtctggttaaactaaggtatagtACTTAACTTTAAAGTATTATTACTGAGGCGGTGCGCGGTAGGCATTACTTGATATTCTTTGCAGCTTCCTCTcgcctcctagctgcaaccccattcattcgttttgctgtacctccgttcatattctctttcaaccctcttctagcaattgattcatcgcgcaactgctttgaggttttcctcccgtttcacttttcaaaccattttactgtTAATATTCAtctcagtgctgaatgatctcataggtcccagcacttggcttttggcctaaattctgtattctgttccattattctcttatttcttttatgtttctCTTCGCCTGATTGCTCGTCATCTCAAACTGCTGCTTCTGGATCTACTAATTCTGACCCTGTGAGTTTGCACGATTGGGGGTCTGCAATTATAATCATATTCCGTGCCTTctttttttcacttactcggggagtaagcctacaaactactttttcgttattttgttgttcttcttattcttgttggggagggggggggggtgtagggaaggtctatggagaagcctagaaaggtctgaaaaaggtgtttcgttttgagtttcaagatacaggaattttaggatagtatatctatgagttatttattagactgaaaatgtacaaaataaataacgtgcatgttaaacagtacagaacaattatttgtaataaaatatagcatatttaatattaattttcgttggtgaaacaaagctccatttgaccatagattttagcatgtgctcagagtaagctggaggtcggatcacgccttgtttaatgAGCCTGTGCCtacctctttattttctttcaatcttATGTGGAGTCCCATTTCTGTCTCTCTTGTCGATAGATATTGAGGATTTTGTCATTGTTCCACTGAATTttaaaggtgggggggggggggggggggggggggggggggggggtgaggggggggggccaCAGTTGTGGTGGGGAGGGGTGATTCCTCCTTCGTCCTTGTAGCACCCGGCAGGCCGTCTGTTCCCATACCTATTCCAAGAATACTTTGATCCTTTAAGAGGTATTAGATACTATTAATTACTTCCGTGAGAAACGGAAATtatccttttcttttctctctcccttttgttGATAACATTATGCCTTCGTTAcataaagggtatatatataatatatatatgtgtgtgtatacatacgtatataaaaaaaattatgtatgtatatatacacataatttcactacagacacatatatatctgcataaatttgcatatgtatacatataaatatatgtgcgtatatgtgtatatacatgcatacatacgtatttgcacatatatatatatatacatgtatttatgctTGTATATgcacaaatttatttttatgtatatatatacaagtttatatatatacacaaatctaTTTAGCTCGTGTGTTTATGCAATATTCATCGTAGCCTTTACCTCCAAATAAAAAGTCGCGCACTTTGTAAAATACCAGTTATGTAAATTCTgttatttcctttcattatagTCAACGAGATTATTTCGCAAGGAAGCGATCGCTAGCAGCCCGTAATTGTGTACCTGCCCCATTTATTGAGGGTGGCTAGACACCAGTAATGAAAGGGAACTGCTGGCAACGAGTTCTGTGCGAGAGATTACAAGTTAGTTATCAGTTGCATGCAACATGCAATCACTTCTCTTGCAGAGGTGGACTGATCGAGTACTTGATTACCTTGTACTTCTGTATATTGTGGTTTGTGTGGCATCTTCTTAGCGAACAAGCTGAACTCGAAACACGAAACGTGAATGTTATAGAAAcatgttttctgtacaacgtaagatgctgtataaaaccatcaactacgaCCTGCagttctccagttgctcaccagatgcggtagagtaagGGTCACACttccatggctccggaaagcgctgccagatgcatgatccaatggctgactttaaccttatataaaataaataattattaatgccagggggctgaaatttggtatgtttgatgattggaggttggattaTCTAAATACCGATTTGCAACCATCtatcctcggtagttttttttagatctgagggcggatggacGGACGGACGaagtacaatagttttcttttgcagaaaactaaatttatcgtcattattattcagaagttgaaacgtagtcatatggaacaagtccactggggcgattgacttgaaattcaagcttccaacgaatattaATTAAGGTGTTCACTTGAAAGAATGTTACAGAAGGTGATGGGAAACACAGAAATAAGAGATCAGGtactagaaaatgaaaaaaaatactttaccaataaacaaataaaaaataaaataaataaataaaaagcatcaTTATGATGCTAAGGTTACTGGCTAGGTGCTAGAaatatgaaagagaatatgatataAATGGTCGTGAAAAAAAACAGCGAATATATTATCAAGAACGtgatatgaataatgaaatagtttcaccagTGAGGCATCATCCTAGGACCCTTGAGGGAAAAATTACTCTCAGGTTTTGCTTGTAGAAAACGTTTGTACAGCTGAATTCGTACATTACTCTCAGGTTTTGCTTGTAGAATACACGTGTACAGCTGAATTCGTACATTACTCTCAGGCAGGTTTTGCTTGTAGAATACATTTGTACAGCTGAATTCGTACATTACTCTCAGGTTTTGCTTGTAGAAAACGTTTGTACAACTGAATTCGTACATTACTCTCAGATTTTGCTTGTAGAATACATTTGTGTATTTGAATTTGCACATTTGTACAACTGAATGTAGACGTTAAGTCAGCAAGCATACATAATTAGTTACGAACTCTCCATGAATTTTTGCGAATTAAACCCCAAGTCTTGAAGCAAACGTTTTTAGCAAATTCAGTTCGTAGAGGTCCTTTCGTCCATCAGTAAAATAAGTAACCAACCATATCAGAAAACTAAATATGTCTTAAATTACTTCTAGACATTCGAACTGCCAGACATACGACACCAAGATGGTACACATTAATGTGACAATATCAGATTTGAATGTTTATTGCATCTTATTGATGTTAGATCGAAAATAACTCCTCCGGACACGGGCCACATCTCGAGGGCGAGAGAAGGTCTTCAGACTGGTAAAGGTGATAGTTGACGAGCAGCCTATATATTACGCCAACGCAGATTCACGTCGCAGATGGAAAGGTCCGTCGAATAAAGAACAACCCTTTCGTAAGCTAGTATcactggtgaaaatgttctgttacaacagaattccatccaataaaaggagcccataaaaccgccaaaatataggaagttaagtactatatttcattacctacctgaagagatagacagttgtctctgaaatatagtacttactttctacattttggtgtttttatgggctcctatatataatatatattatatagatatatattatatatattatagatatataaatatatatatatatattatatatcaataaggATGATaggtgtctattatatatatatatatctataatatgatataattatatataataataatcatacataaaacataaaatagatttatattttatacaatatttctttataaacatatatgaatCTATTTCTAAGTTTAATATAGGGTTATTGTATATATCGAagtatatagttagtatatacaccagactttaaaaaaataaataaaagtttgcgACCAGATAGCTATGCACAGCACAGCATTGAACAAAATCTTTGGAGAATACATTTAGAGTAACAACTTTTCTATAACCATATAAATTATAGGACTGCTTGAATGATGGCGTTATTTACTTATATAGATCCTATCCCTTCCAGTCCCACCTAGAGTCACCAGCCCCACCCTGAGTCACGGCATGTataaggaattatacatatttactataCATATTCAAGGATTAGATATCTAACCATGCGCCCTTCTCCAGACAGGTTAAGAAGACCACTGTTTATGTTAACTGGATATAGTTGG includes the following:
- the LOC135204728 gene encoding uncharacterized PE-PGRS family protein PE_PGRS54-like isoform X4, with the protein product MWAQVALVALLLGVTSSDKREGRQAPGYSYLQPNVDGQAVLGAGVGAGAGDASAGQLVTPWPPLMPYQFAYEVKDPETHNYQNRVEFVENGVLQGSYSLLGPDGVVRTSVYSDDGNSGFKVTLHEIQTDIAVGSGASASSAASASSSFGGVSGASDAFSSADGSGNGGFSAGGQGAGGHGDSGLGGFSAGGQGAGGHGDFSSGGSGGAFAGDSGLGGFSAGGQGAGGHGDFSSGGSGGAFAGDSGLGGFSAGGEGAGGHGDFSSGGSGGTFAGDSGLGGFSAGGAGAGGHGDSGLGGFSAGGTGAGGHGDSGLGGFSTGGAGAGGHGDSGLGGFSAGDAGAGGHGDFSSGGSGGTFAGDSGLGGFSAGGLGAGGHGDSGLGGFSAGGLGAGGHGDSGLGGFSAGGLGAGGHGDSGLGGFSAGGLGAGGHGDSGLGGFSAGGQGAGGHGDSGLGGFSAGGQGAGGHGDSGLGGFSTGGQVVGGHGDFSAGGLGATSASAGGSGFGGHTAGSAGSSASAGVGGLGGFSAGGSGAASSSAGGSGFGGFSAGGAGSSSASAGVGGLGGFSGGGSGAASSSAGGSGFGGFSAGGAGSSSASAGVGGLGVFSGGGLGAASSSAGGSGFGGFSAGGAGSSSASAGVGGLGGFSAGGLGAASSSAGGSGFGGFSAGGAGSSSASAGVGGLGGFSAGGSGSSSASVGGSGFGGLSSGTSVGGSGLGGFSSGGPGVTSALVGGPGLGGFSSGGSSAASASSGSSGIGGFSVGGSGAASASAGGGGLGGFSSGGPGVASALVGGPGLGGFSSGGSSAASASSGSSGIGGFSVGGSGAASASAGGGGLGGFSSGGPGVASALVGGPGLGGFSSGGSSAASASSGSSGIGGFSVGGSGAASASAGGGGLGGFSSGGPGVASALVGGPGLGGFSSGGSSAASASSGSSGIGGFSVGGSGAASASAGGGGLGGFSSGGPGVASALVGGPGLGGFSSGGSGAASASSSSGGFGGFPLGGIGSSSVGVGGIGGFPVGGIGSSSVGVGGIGGFPVGGIGSSSVGVGGIGGFPLGGIGSSSVGVGGIGGFPVGGIGSSSVGVGGIGGFPVGGIGSSSVGVGGIGGFPVGGIGSSSVGVGGIGGFPVGGIGSSSVGVGGIGGFPVGGSGTASASAGGGGLGGFSSGGPGIASALVGGPGLGGFSSGGSSAASASSGSSGIGGFSVGGSGAASASAGGGGLGGFSSGGPGVASTSVGGPGLGGFSSGGSGAASASSSSGGFGGFPVGGIGSSSVGVGGIGGFPVGGIGSSSVGVGGIGGFPVGGIGSSSVGVGGIGGFPVGGIGSSSVGVDGIGGFPVGGLGAASSSAGGGGLGGFSSGRPGIASALVGGPGLGGSSSSAGVSGIGGFPVGGSGAASASAGGGGFGGFSSGGPGVASALVGSPGLGFSSGAASASAGRGGGLGGFSAGGSSAASSSVGGRGFGFSSRGPGTTSVSSSAGTSASLSGSGPGSAGIGGIGSGVGSGLSAGSAAASSSSVAAGSGFRPRGPSRASSAVSSSSAGVVSPAITNSGLQAAALVGTPVSITPFGPSTSSVSASGRGGSSSSAATSSASSSSGSRGRNIVAGTSRVSSSGLTSSTSSSIPVASALTSAGASSAATSSSGSSSGVLTGPRSGGAFATGSSAASTSASSSASSAASSLARASSAATSAGGSGTSLGGAIQKLPVFLLGQQSPTGNLADFASVGGARFFGSGQSTGVTSSSLPIVTSNAQLLPAGGSALSLGSSTPLFLTSSPVVHTSPLVQSIPTGFVVGAQSNQLSIPSQNLIVSNPLSFGSIPGSQLTTLG